The following are encoded in a window of Pongo abelii isolate AG06213 chromosome 14, NHGRI_mPonAbe1-v2.0_pri, whole genome shotgun sequence genomic DNA:
- the LOC112128566 gene encoding uncharacterized protein LOC112128566 — MGSVVRQIRRIRDPGDALGPGGLVGGLRVRPLAELQATGSPEPTPGVREAGTRVSSGGLHRANPLPSQHRLSNPRAYRPVNVSESPPRLGHRGVPRIRSSRRMPKLHSCMFESVNCKAQIQL; from the exons ATGGGCTCCG TGGTCCGCCAGATCCGCCGGATCCGGGATCCGGGAGACGCGCTAGGACCTGGAGGGCTAGTGGGCGGGCTGCGCGTCCGGCCGCTAGCGGAGCTGCAGGCCACCGGCTCTCCAGAGCCGACCCCAGGAGTGAGAGAGGCAGGGACGCGCGTGAGTTCCGGCGGCCTGCACCGGGCAAACCCCTTACCTTCCCAGCATCGGCTCAGCAACCCACGTGCATACAGGCCGGTTAATGTCAGTGAGTCACCTCCGCGCCTTGGCCACCGTGGAGTCCCGAGAATCCGAAGTTCCAGACGAATGCCCAAACTGCATTCCTGCATGTTCGAAAGCGTAAATTGCAAAGCACAAATCCAG TTATAg